A genome region from Bacillaceae bacterium IKA-2 includes the following:
- a CDS encoding YfhE family protein, protein MESKKQLAREEKKTMSKAQEVHYYSDFKAADRALERARGNRS, encoded by the coding sequence TTGGAAAGTAAAAAACAACTGGCTAGAGAAGAGAAGAAAACAATGAGCAAGGCCCAAGAGGTTCATTACTACTCAGATTTTAAAGCTGCAGACCGGGCATTAGAGCGGGCAAGAGGAAATCGCTCGTAG
- a CDS encoding YfhD family protein — protein sequence MGKQKKRRNNEVVSDGKDIEFSQELADQDDLKAQARSQVADTRAKRNK from the coding sequence GTGGGTAAGCAGAAAAAACGAAGAAATAATGAAGTTGTTAGTGATGGTAAGGATATTGAATTTTCCCAAGAGTTAGCAGATCAAGATGATTTGAAAGCGCAAGCAAGATCTCAAGTGGCTGATACTAGGGCAAAAAGGAACAAGTAA
- a CDS encoding NosD domain-containing protein, whose amino-acid sequence MFSFRSLFALKIVFIFVFCLLFPSDTSVSAQSELQSLIDQASPGDEVVLPEGVYEEELVITKPLKIIGDGVTLKNSQSEVAIHIKSDQVYLTGLTVIHENDGPNSTAILIEGNDNIIKHLIIRSIGIGVILNEAHRNYLEQLQIERDKPVNLADTSMGSRQGNGIDLFGSHDNVLHNNTMINLLDGVYLESSRGNIVEFNNVTNSRYGFHLMFTENTTLSNNSASQNITGAMVMGTSGTTITFNNLSKQHYHVHSQGLLLYDVHDATIQGNIVSENLIGIYIERSSNNIVFENKVLANFVGLQLNKVENHDIYHNDFYTNVVQARVTDSPTNRVSENYWDTHAGLDFTGDGKSELAFSADPIFLSLVEKKPPYQLLSQSPGLLFLDLLLDKNEAGILRDSSPLMEPYQQQLTFIQEKYTYDIFVYLFLIGLSITIILGGIRR is encoded by the coding sequence TTGTTTTCTTTTAGATCGTTATTTGCTTTGAAAATAGTTTTTATTTTTGTTTTCTGCTTATTATTTCCTTCAGATACTTCTGTTTCGGCTCAGTCAGAACTTCAATCTCTAATTGATCAAGCTAGTCCTGGTGATGAAGTTGTGCTCCCAGAAGGAGTATATGAAGAAGAACTTGTCATTACTAAGCCATTGAAGATTATTGGTGATGGGGTAACTCTCAAAAATAGTCAAAGCGAAGTAGCTATACATATTAAGTCAGACCAAGTCTATCTTACTGGATTAACTGTTATCCATGAAAACGACGGCCCTAATAGTACCGCTATCCTTATTGAAGGAAACGACAATATTATTAAGCATTTAATCATTCGCAGTATCGGAATTGGAGTTATCTTAAACGAGGCACACCGAAACTATCTTGAGCAATTGCAAATTGAGCGAGACAAACCTGTTAACTTAGCTGATACAAGCATGGGCAGTCGCCAAGGAAATGGCATTGATTTATTTGGATCTCACGATAATGTTCTTCATAACAACACGATGATCAACCTTTTAGACGGTGTATATTTAGAAAGTAGTCGCGGAAATATTGTGGAATTCAACAATGTTACTAACTCACGTTACGGCTTTCATCTTATGTTTACCGAAAACACAACTTTAAGTAATAACTCAGCAAGTCAGAACATTACTGGAGCAATGGTGATGGGAACGTCCGGGACAACGATAACTTTTAACAACCTTTCTAAGCAGCATTATCATGTTCATTCACAAGGACTTTTGCTTTATGACGTTCACGATGCAACTATTCAAGGAAATATCGTCTCAGAAAACTTGATCGGAATTTACATTGAACGCTCTAGTAATAATATTGTTTTTGAAAACAAGGTTCTAGCAAATTTTGTTGGTTTGCAATTGAACAAAGTTGAAAACCATGACATATATCATAACGACTTTTACACAAATGTTGTTCAAGCAAGAGTTACAGATAGCCCCACGAACCGTGTTAGTGAAAATTATTGGGATACACACGCTGGCTTAGATTTTACAGGTGATGGAAAAAGCGAGCTTGCTTTTTCTGCTGATCCGATTTTTCTTAGTCTTGTTGAAAAAAAGCCTCCCTATCAACTGCTAAGTCAATCGCCTGGATTACTTTTTTTAGACTTACTATTGGACAAAAATGAAGCAGGTATTTTACGAGATTCTTCTCCACTTATGGAACCTTATCAACAGCAATTAACGTTCATTCAAGAGAAATATACATATGATATTTTTGTTTACTTATTTTTAATTGGACTATCTATAACAATTATTTTAGGAGGAATTAGAAGATGA
- a CDS encoding nitrous oxide reductase accessory protein NosL, protein MKKSILLMVGLLMIFVVASCGSSDEVFPPEEVQAGVDRCEHCNMLVPDDLNATQLILNDGRSLKFDDIGCMVEWVMDSGLEDVNVRYVRDYSSEEWFEMEQATFVYHKEFRTPMAYGIFSFSSKDAADAFVIEQGKGIALTYADLEGHTWERDMEMMQHMKKEMGSHGHGTSDDDHDDEEETD, encoded by the coding sequence ATGAAAAAAAGTATTTTATTAATGGTAGGGTTGCTAATGATTTTCGTGGTTGCCAGTTGTGGTAGTAGCGATGAAGTGTTTCCACCAGAGGAAGTACAAGCTGGGGTAGACCGCTGTGAACACTGCAATATGTTAGTTCCCGATGATCTTAATGCGACACAGTTAATTTTAAATGATGGCCGTTCGTTAAAATTTGATGATATCGGCTGTATGGTTGAGTGGGTAATGGACAGTGGCCTAGAAGATGTAAATGTTCGCTATGTTCGTGATTACTCAAGCGAAGAATGGTTTGAAATGGAACAAGCGACGTTTGTTTACCACAAAGAGTTTCGTACACCAATGGCGTACGGCATTTTCTCATTTTCCTCAAAAGATGCTGCTGATGCCTTTGTTATTGAGCAAGGAAAAGGAATCGCACTTACTTATGCCGATCTAGAGGGTCATACATGGGAAAGAGATATGGAAATGATGCAGCACATGAAAAAAGAAATGGGAAGTCATGGTCACGGTACTAGTGATGATGATCACGATGACGAAGAAGAAACTGATTGA
- a CDS encoding ABC transporter permease encodes MDILTIARKELKLGFRNPWAYTFLITFSLFSIALLFINSDSQAGIGQYTTMTGTMMNLLLYFLPLMTLLLGSFSVTSEKEDGSWSLLRSYPISSALWLSGKFIGIYIVIIVIVSFGFGVAGITGLLFGSKIPGGTGLFLLVFSLLLTLIFLALAILIGTLSKNRWQALTLSVSIWIFFVLAWPIIMISSLSSLNYQTLKSTLEIVTLLNPAEFIRIFMITKLGGGSVFGPEYIHWVGWIQSKWGYAYFVVLCLVWVNSLMTTAIFLTERGRRHE; translated from the coding sequence TTGGACATTCTTACGATTGCCCGAAAAGAACTAAAACTAGGGTTTCGAAACCCATGGGCGTATACATTTCTAATTACTTTCTCACTATTTTCAATTGCGTTATTATTTATTAACTCTGATTCCCAAGCAGGGATTGGCCAATATACAACAATGACAGGTACGATGATGAATTTGCTGCTTTACTTTCTACCTTTAATGACACTCTTACTAGGTTCTTTCTCGGTAACTTCTGAAAAAGAAGATGGAAGTTGGTCTTTACTTCGCTCATATCCGATATCCAGCGCCCTCTGGCTTTCAGGAAAATTTATCGGAATTTATATTGTCATAATTGTTATCGTATCTTTTGGTTTTGGAGTTGCTGGAATAACTGGATTATTATTTGGAAGTAAAATTCCTGGTGGGACAGGTTTATTTTTACTTGTTTTTTCATTACTATTAACACTCATTTTTCTAGCTTTAGCGATACTAATTGGCACTCTCTCAAAAAATCGTTGGCAAGCTTTAACTTTAAGTGTCAGTATTTGGATTTTCTTTGTACTCGCGTGGCCTATTATTATGATTTCAAGTCTTAGTTCGCTAAATTATCAAACGTTAAAATCCACTTTAGAAATAGTAACATTACTAAACCCTGCTGAATTTATTCGCATTTTTATGATTACCAAATTAGGAGGCGGCAGCGTTTTCGGTCCGGAATATATACATTGGGTTGGCTGGATTCAGTCAAAATGGGGTTACGCTTATTTTGTTGTACTTTGTTTAGTTTGGGTTAACTCACTAATGACGACAGCAATTTTCTTAACTGAGAGGGGGCGCCGCCATGAGTAA
- a CDS encoding ABC transporter ATP-binding protein, whose amino-acid sequence MSKDLLLEIKNVSKTYDKTLVVAPFDLAMTNPGIIALCGGNGAGKSTIIKMIAGVIRPTTGTIFINNLNWNQDRTQYAHQLGYMPDDFQLNQPLSVFEYLSFYASLKKATNNVLETLELVGLKEKKDQLISKLSKGMRQRLLLGQAIVSKPKLILLDEPTNGLDPHWVESFNEIMLATKVNNQGILFSTHNLAVAEKIADQVIFLKSGSIKEQLHFENEEPRDLSSYYKEIFI is encoded by the coding sequence ATGAGTAAAGATCTACTTTTAGAAATCAAAAATGTTAGTAAAACATATGATAAAACACTTGTCGTTGCTCCATTTGATTTAGCCATGACTAATCCCGGGATAATTGCTTTATGTGGTGGAAACGGGGCTGGAAAAAGCACAATCATTAAAATGATTGCCGGTGTAATTCGACCAACGACAGGAACAATTTTTATTAATAATCTAAATTGGAATCAAGATCGAACTCAATACGCTCACCAACTCGGCTATATGCCTGATGATTTTCAGCTTAATCAACCTTTATCAGTATTTGAATATTTAAGCTTTTATGCCAGTTTAAAAAAAGCAACTAACAATGTATTAGAAACATTAGAACTAGTCGGACTTAAAGAAAAAAAAGATCAGCTAATTTCTAAGTTATCTAAAGGAATGCGTCAACGTCTTTTATTAGGACAGGCAATCGTCAGTAAACCAAAGTTAATTTTACTAGATGAGCCTACTAACGGGCTTGATCCACACTGGGTAGAATCTTTTAATGAAATTATGCTTGCTACTAAAGTTAACAATCAAGGAATTCTATTTTCTACACACAACTTAGCAGTTGCCGAAAAAATTGCTGATCAAGTAATCTTTTTGAAAAGTGGTTCAATAAAAGAACAGCTACATTTTGAAAACGAAGAGCCGCGTGATTTATCTAGTTACTATAAAGAGATTTTTATTTAG
- the ectA gene encoding diaminobutyrate acetyltransferase produces MKNANEQTLTIGKPTVDDGALMWQLVSNSTLDLNSPYKYIMMCEYFKETCVVVKENEKLLGFITAFIPPESKDVVFVWQVGVDPSQRGKGLASKMLTELVSRVACKNVQYLEATVTPSNLASQSLFRGFARHAQTECEVKDCFSADLFPVEGHEEEQTYRVGPLSR; encoded by the coding sequence ATGAAAAATGCAAATGAGCAAACTTTAACAATAGGAAAACCTACTGTTGATGATGGAGCTTTAATGTGGCAACTGGTTAGTAATTCAACCTTAGATTTAAATTCACCTTATAAATATATTATGATGTGTGAATACTTCAAAGAAACCTGTGTTGTTGTAAAGGAAAACGAAAAATTACTTGGTTTTATAACCGCTTTTATTCCCCCGGAATCTAAAGATGTCGTCTTTGTTTGGCAAGTTGGAGTTGACCCATCCCAACGCGGAAAAGGGCTAGCCTCAAAAATGTTAACTGAACTCGTCTCAAGAGTAGCTTGCAAAAATGTACAATATTTAGAAGCTACTGTTACTCCTTCTAATCTGGCCTCACAATCATTATTCCGAGGTTTCGCACGACATGCACAAACTGAGTGTGAAGTTAAAGACTGCTTCTCAGCTGATCTTTTTCCCGTTGAAGGTCATGAAGAAGAACAGACTTATAGGGTTGGCCCGTTATCTAGATAA
- the ectB gene encoding diaminobutyrate--2-oxoglutarate transaminase: MVNNDLSIFEELESNVRSYVRSFPTVFTKAKGYKMWDMDGKEYIDFFSGAGALNYGHNDDKMKQKLIEYIMNDGITHSLDMATDAKADFLNKFNNVILKPRNLDYKVMFPGPTGTNSVESALKLARKVTGRTDIISFTNGFHGMTIGSLSVTGNSMKRRGAGIPLQYVVTMPYDSFVSDNLDTVEYLDRFLEDKGSGVAIPAAMILETVQGEGGLNVASYEWLQRVEALCRKWGIFLIVDDVQSGVGRTGTFFSFEKAGIKPDIVCLSKSLSGYGQPLALTLIKPELDIFEPGEHNGTFRGNNLAFITATESLSYWETDEFEKSIAQKSEKITEFLTGIVEKYPELQGEVKGRGFMQGISSSVEGLAGKIAAKAFEKGLILETAGPLDEVFKLFPALTIDNEGLEKGFKIIEACVSSFVEAKELIASK; this comes from the coding sequence ATGGTAAATAACGACCTGAGTATATTTGAAGAATTAGAATCGAACGTTAGAAGTTATGTTAGAAGTTTCCCGACGGTATTCACAAAAGCAAAAGGTTATAAAATGTGGGATATGGACGGGAAAGAATATATCGACTTTTTCTCCGGTGCTGGAGCTTTAAATTACGGCCACAACGATGATAAGATGAAACAAAAGTTGATTGAATATATTATGAATGATGGGATTACGCATTCTCTAGATATGGCAACAGATGCTAAAGCTGATTTTCTAAACAAATTTAATAATGTTATTTTGAAACCGCGTAATCTTGACTATAAAGTGATGTTCCCTGGTCCGACTGGAACAAACTCTGTAGAAAGTGCTTTAAAGCTTGCTCGTAAAGTTACTGGAAGAACTGATATCATTTCATTTACGAACGGATTCCATGGTATGACAATTGGCTCATTATCAGTAACAGGTAACTCAATGAAACGCAGAGGTGCTGGTATACCACTTCAATATGTTGTGACTATGCCATATGACAGTTTTGTTAGTGACAATCTCGACACCGTGGAGTATCTCGACCGATTTTTAGAAGATAAAGGCAGTGGCGTTGCAATTCCTGCTGCAATGATCCTCGAGACAGTCCAAGGTGAAGGTGGCTTAAATGTCGCAAGTTACGAGTGGTTACAACGAGTCGAAGCACTTTGTAGAAAATGGGGTATCTTTCTAATTGTTGATGATGTGCAATCTGGTGTAGGTCGAACTGGAACATTCTTCTCATTTGAAAAAGCGGGTATTAAACCTGATATTGTTTGTTTGTCTAAATCTCTTAGCGGCTATGGGCAACCTCTAGCGTTAACATTAATTAAACCTGAGCTAGATATATTTGAACCGGGTGAGCATAACGGAACGTTCCGTGGAAATAATTTAGCCTTTATTACTGCTACAGAGTCACTTTCATATTGGGAAACTGACGAATTCGAAAAAAGTATTGCTCAGAAATCAGAAAAAATCACTGAATTTTTAACTGGTATTGTTGAAAAATACCCAGAACTACAAGGCGAAGTAAAAGGCCGTGGTTTTATGCAAGGAATTAGTTCATCTGTAGAAGGACTAGCGGGTAAAATTGCTGCTAAAGCCTTTGAAAAAGGGTTAATTTTGGAAACCGCTGGACCTTTGGATGAAGTATTTAAACTATTCCCAGCTTTAACAATTGATAACGAAGGATTAGAGAAAGGCTTTAAAATAATTGAAGCATGTGTTAGTTCTTTTGTAGAAGCTAAAGAATTAATTGCATCGAAGTAA
- a CDS encoding ectoine synthase: MKVVKLEDIIGTDQDIQSENWNSRRLLLASDKMGYSVHDTIIKAGTETHIWYQNHLEAVYCIEGEGEVVTLKDNKVHPISTNSIYALDKYDEHLLRAKTEMRMVCVFNPPITGREVHDENGVYPLVEEDKK; this comes from the coding sequence ATGAAAGTTGTAAAATTAGAAGATATCATCGGAACCGATCAAGATATACAAAGCGAGAACTGGAATAGTCGCCGACTCCTTTTAGCTAGTGACAAGATGGGCTATTCTGTTCACGATACAATTATTAAAGCAGGAACTGAAACGCATATTTGGTATCAAAACCATCTTGAGGCGGTTTATTGCATTGAAGGTGAAGGAGAAGTTGTGACATTAAAAGATAATAAGGTACATCCAATTTCAACTAACTCGATTTATGCTTTAGATAAATATGATGAGCACTTGCTTCGAGCGAAAACGGAAATGCGAATGGTTTGTGTCTTTAACCCGCCAATTACTGGACGCGAAGTTCATGATGAAAACGGTGTTTATCCGCTAGTTGAGGAAGATAAAAAATAG
- a CDS encoding TspO/MBR family protein: MTRNIINLFALIFVIIINYLSNSLPFNQQTTSEIANRLEVLFTPSGYVFSIWGLIYFLLAVWVFRGFSKNRRDLPIYAVATPLFVLSCLLNSFWLFLWHYQYFLLSVVIMVSLLITLIYLYKVVKKSASSFGDIVPFSVYLGWVSVATIANISYVLVEIDWNRFGLSDVFWTVTLLLIATGLAILFRLRENDAVFPLVFVWAIAFFGKNKRIFIAYVT, translated from the coding sequence ATGACACGTAATATAATTAACTTGTTCGCATTAATTTTTGTCATTATCATTAATTATTTATCAAACTCATTACCTTTTAACCAGCAAACAACTTCAGAAATTGCTAACCGTTTAGAAGTCTTATTTACACCTTCAGGATATGTATTTAGTATTTGGGGCCTAATCTATTTTCTTTTAGCAGTTTGGGTATTTCGAGGTTTTTCAAAAAATCGACGCGACTTACCAATTTATGCAGTAGCAACTCCATTATTTGTACTAAGCTGTTTATTAAATAGCTTTTGGTTGTTTTTATGGCATTATCAATACTTCCTTCTATCTGTTGTGATTATGGTATCTTTACTGATTACCCTTATCTATCTTTACAAAGTAGTTAAAAAATCAGCATCTAGCTTTGGCGATATCGTTCCTTTTTCTGTTTACCTTGGTTGGGTAAGTGTCGCAACAATAGCTAATATTAGCTATGTTCTCGTCGAAATCGATTGGAACCGCTTTGGTCTATCGGATGTTTTTTGGACAGTAACATTGCTTCTCATTGCAACAGGTTTAGCCATCCTTTTCCGTTTAAGAGAAAACGATGCAGTCTTTCCACTTGTATTTGTTTGGGCTATCGCCTTTTTCGGTAAAAATAAACGAATATTTATTGCATATGTTACGTGA
- a CDS encoding thioredoxin family protein, translated as MHEITEAAKLKQIISEEEIVLVLLKSEKCSVCDAVYEQLGDFFIEGNDFKKYYVSIDKVASVAGEYLVFTAPTVLLFINGKEVERQSRFISYDKINYQITRYTSI; from the coding sequence ATGCATGAAATAACAGAGGCAGCAAAATTAAAACAGATAATTTCAGAGGAAGAGATCGTCCTTGTATTACTAAAATCAGAAAAATGTTCAGTTTGTGATGCTGTATATGAACAGTTAGGAGATTTTTTTATAGAGGGCAATGATTTTAAAAAGTATTACGTGTCAATAGATAAAGTGGCTAGTGTCGCTGGGGAATATCTGGTTTTTACTGCGCCAACAGTTCTTTTGTTTATAAATGGAAAAGAAGTAGAACGTCAATCACGTTTTATCTCCTATGATAAAATTAACTATCAAATAACCCGCTATACATCGATTTAA
- a CDS encoding WG repeat-containing protein has translation MNNNNNFLYCAALKTKAGTKWGYINDKGEFQIQPLFEYAYDFQNNGLATVKMDGLYGCIDDTGQFVIGPRFETMIDFSEARATVVLEDGFHVIDETGQVLTKKGYNFIRMYQDGRAVFSNKDMHGKFRYGYLNKACEEVIPLQYESASDFKDGVAVVKIKEGKFALIDRYGNGVVIFNYFFVGNYGDNLLSFRCGVKEKYGYLNTRGDIVIKPRFTVATPFENGRAVVIDAANSRNKKGLIDKAGMYIIEPIYNDLTILGENRIAVGVAVDEKQPFLGSKYALANWNGQILSEFIYNYVSQYDQGIASVFDGKRAFFIDRSGNRARGLPGVEGADSVTLIGKLVRIFKGTRIAYLTRKGKLVWRQNTIIPITNRYRVLEKMYQPNIDYLVFYPKVDGLKNEKVQVQVNEKLKLLSGLKEISENKQLDYSYTGDFNVTFFQKNLLVMELYGDQYYFGAAHGMPTKMYLKINMINGRFYELMDLFQEDSDYEGQLSSIIENMIKTDPKYNYVFPGAYKKIAKDQPFYVNEDSLFIYFSPYEIGPYVAGFPTFEIPFSEIIDMIDKKGEFWVSFQ, from the coding sequence ATGAATAACAACAATAACTTTTTATATTGTGCAGCACTAAAAACAAAGGCAGGAACGAAGTGGGGATATATTAACGACAAAGGTGAGTTTCAGATTCAACCACTTTTTGAGTATGCGTATGATTTTCAAAATAACGGTTTAGCAACAGTTAAGATGGATGGCTTATATGGATGTATTGACGATACCGGTCAATTTGTTATTGGGCCGAGATTTGAGACAATGATAGATTTTTCAGAAGCGAGGGCAACCGTTGTCTTAGAAGATGGTTTTCACGTTATTGATGAAACAGGTCAAGTTCTAACGAAAAAAGGCTACAATTTTATTAGAATGTATCAAGATGGGAGGGCGGTGTTTTCAAATAAAGATATGCACGGTAAGTTTCGCTATGGTTATTTAAATAAAGCCTGTGAAGAAGTTATTCCCCTTCAATATGAATCGGCTAGTGACTTTAAAGATGGTGTCGCTGTTGTTAAAATAAAGGAAGGGAAATTTGCGCTAATTGACCGATACGGAAATGGTGTGGTAATTTTCAACTATTTTTTTGTCGGAAACTATGGTGATAACTTATTATCATTTCGATGCGGAGTAAAGGAAAAATATGGTTATCTAAATACACGAGGCGATATTGTTATTAAACCTCGTTTCACCGTTGCCACCCCTTTTGAAAATGGCAGAGCAGTTGTCATTGACGCAGCTAATTCCCGTAATAAAAAAGGTCTAATTGATAAAGCAGGTATGTATATTATTGAACCGATTTATAATGATCTAACGATATTAGGAGAAAATCGAATCGCAGTGGGAGTGGCGGTTGATGAAAAACAGCCGTTTCTAGGTTCTAAATATGCACTTGCAAATTGGAATGGCCAAATTTTGAGTGAGTTTATTTATAATTATGTTTCACAATATGACCAAGGAATTGCTTCTGTTTTTGATGGCAAAAGAGCTTTCTTTATTGATCGCTCAGGAAATCGGGCGAGAGGCCTTCCGGGCGTTGAAGGAGCCGATAGTGTTACACTTATTGGAAAATTAGTACGAATTTTTAAAGGAACAAGAATTGCTTATTTAACAAGGAAAGGGAAGCTTGTCTGGAGGCAAAACACAATTATTCCGATAACGAATCGCTATCGGGTTCTTGAAAAAATGTATCAGCCAAACATAGATTATCTTGTCTTTTATCCAAAAGTTGATGGTTTAAAAAATGAAAAAGTTCAAGTTCAAGTAAATGAGAAACTGAAATTACTTTCAGGTTTAAAGGAGATTTCTGAAAATAAACAACTTGATTATAGTTATACAGGTGATTTTAACGTAACTTTTTTTCAGAAAAACTTACTAGTCATGGAATTGTACGGAGATCAATATTACTTTGGGGCCGCTCATGGAATGCCAACAAAAATGTATTTGAAAATTAATATGATTAACGGACGCTTTTATGAGTTAATGGATTTGTTCCAGGAAGATAGTGATTACGAAGGTCAACTAAGTTCAATTATCGAGAATATGATCAAAACAGATCCTAAATATAACTATGTCTTCCCTGGTGCTTATAAAAAAATTGCTAAAGATCAACCGTTTTATGTGAACGAAGATAGTTTATTTATTTATTTTTCACCTTATGAAATTGGTCCTTATGTAGCAGGGTTTCCAACATTTGAAATTCCTTTTTCAGAGATCATTGATATGATTGATAAAAAAGGTGAGTTTTGGGTTTCATTTCAGTAG
- a CDS encoding DUF4397 domain-containing protein, which produces MYQQPFQPVNKLAQDAQMYDLLANYYKYLDPQKHIYYYQLHFSCMQQLCHTQAYPLRNSGGNPSHSGGQAKIRVLHASPDAPRVDVYINDEKRLENMFYYQITPYINLPAGTHQVQIYPAGQKNTPVLSENITIQSGSNYTVAAAGLQKELRLVSVVDTTAIPSGKLKARFLHLSANAPAVDIALAEGDVLFKNISFGNVSDYLELAPGTVTLEVRLAGTKDVVLTLRNTELKANQAYTITAIGLVDGTPRLEALILQP; this is translated from the coding sequence ATGTATCAACAGCCATTTCAACCAGTTAATAAATTAGCTCAAGATGCTCAAATGTATGATTTACTTGCAAATTATTATAAATACCTTGACCCGCAAAAACATATTTACTATTACCAATTACATTTCAGCTGTATGCAACAACTTTGTCATACTCAAGCCTATCCATTAAGAAATTCAGGAGGAAATCCATCGCATAGTGGAGGGCAGGCAAAGATTCGAGTACTTCATGCCTCACCTGATGCACCAAGAGTGGATGTTTATATTAATGATGAAAAAAGATTAGAAAACATGTTTTATTATCAAATTACTCCATATATAAATTTACCAGCTGGCACACACCAAGTTCAAATTTATCCAGCAGGTCAAAAGAACACTCCTGTTCTTAGCGAAAATATTACAATCCAATCAGGTAGCAACTATACTGTAGCTGCAGCTGGACTTCAAAAAGAACTTCGCTTAGTCTCAGTTGTCGATACGACAGCTATTCCAAGTGGAAAATTAAAAGCTCGTTTTTTGCATTTGTCAGCTAATGCGCCAGCAGTTGATATTGCACTGGCCGAAGGCGATGTTTTATTTAAAAATATTTCCTTTGGTAATGTTTCAGATTACCTTGAACTAGCACCAGGAACCGTAACCCTTGAAGTTCGTCTAGCGGGAACAAAGGATGTGGTCTTAACGCTGCGAAATACTGAGCTTAAAGCAAACCAAGCTTACACAATAACAGCAATTGGACTTGTTGATGGTACACCACGCTTAGAAGCATTAATTTTACAACCGTAA
- a CDS encoding AEC family transporter gives MSIFFQVVLPVILVFLIGFLVQKWKKVHLKAISTVAIYIMVPALVFKTFYSVKLDIQYFYIVFFSLLLLFILIIINRIYSKLKKHSQSHESGLILSTAFMNAGNYGAPIILFAYGEAGFAFAVSFMVLQSIIMNSFGVYYAARGGAGVRMAIRSILGMPTTYAVIVALLLKGFEVELPSNLFNTVNIIADAAIPTVMLILGMQLANIKWGKFEWDSISFGVIIRLIVSPVLAYLITLVLPFDPLLAKVLIVLAAMPSAATMVMYAVQFESEPQLVSTITLITTLFSVLTITILLTVLG, from the coding sequence ATGTCAATTTTTTTTCAAGTTGTTTTGCCGGTTATTCTCGTCTTCCTTATAGGTTTTCTTGTCCAAAAGTGGAAAAAAGTCCATCTGAAGGCTATTTCGACGGTAGCCATCTATATAATGGTTCCAGCCCTTGTTTTTAAGACTTTTTACAGTGTGAAGTTAGATATACAATATTTTTATATTGTGTTTTTTTCACTACTACTCTTATTTATCCTAATTATCATTAATAGAATATATTCAAAACTAAAGAAACATTCACAATCCCATGAGAGCGGTCTAATTCTTTCAACAGCTTTCATGAATGCAGGTAATTATGGAGCGCCAATCATTCTTTTTGCTTACGGTGAAGCTGGGTTTGCTTTTGCTGTATCATTTATGGTGTTGCAATCAATTATTATGAATTCATTTGGTGTTTACTATGCTGCTCGCGGTGGTGCAGGGGTACGCATGGCAATTCGCTCGATACTGGGGATGCCAACTACATATGCAGTTATTGTTGCTCTTTTGCTAAAGGGATTTGAAGTTGAGCTTCCTAGTAATTTATTTAACACGGTTAACATAATAGCCGATGCAGCTATTCCTACTGTGATGCTCATTTTAGGGATGCAGCTTGCTAATATTAAATGGGGGAAGTTTGAGTGGGATAGTATTAGCTTTGGAGTTATCATCCGACTAATAGTTTCCCCAGTACTTGCATATTTGATCACATTAGTACTTCCTTTTGATCCACTATTAGCAAAAGTACTAATTGTTTTAGCGGCGATGCCTTCAGCAGCAACGATGGTGATGTATGCTGTGCAGTTTGAAAGTGAACCGCAGCTAGTATCGACGATCACATTAATTACGACGCTATTTAGTGTCTTAACTATTACGATTTTACTTACGGTATTAGGATGA